ATCAGGGTCGTGATGATCTCATTCACACCCAGGTAGGCCCTTGGGATGCCCGGAATAAGAGCCCATATGGCGCCGCCCGCCATTCCCGCCATGGCCATCAGCGGAAGCACCTGCCACGCGGGCGCCTTTGGCATCGACAGAGCAACCGAGGCGGCCGCGAACGCTCCCATGTGAAACTGGCCCTCAGCTCCCACATTCCATAGCAGCATCTTCGCTGCCAGCGCAATTCCCAGTGCGCACAGCATGATCGGGATGGCAGTCACGAATGTCTCTGACACTCCATAAGCGTCGCCGAACGCGCCCCACCACATGGTGGAGTAAACTTTGAGCGGGTTGAGCCCTGAGGCCCACAGAAATGCCGCACCGAAGAGGAGTGAGAGCAGAACCGCGGCAAACGGCGAGAAGAACCGAAATGCCTGCGATGTAGTCTCCCGTTTCTCAACTGCCAGCCTCATCGCGATTCATCACCCTTCTCGTCGGCCTTGGGGGCCACCCCCGCCATCATCAGCCCCATCTCCTCCACATTGATCGCATCCCGCGAGACAGTGCCCATGATGCGCCCTTCATACATAACAGAGATGCGGTCGGCAAGCGCCGCCAACTCCTCAAGGTCCTCAGATATCAGGAGTGTGGCCACTCCTTCGGTTCTCTCGGCGAGGAGTATCTCATGCACCGCCTCAGTGGCGCCAACGTCCAGCCCACGAGTGGGGTGGACCGCCACTACAAGCCTTGGTTTGCATGTCGTCTCTCTGGCGAGCAGCAACCTCTGGGAGTTTCCGCCCGAGAGAAGCCTTACAGCTGTCTTGAGATTCGGCGTCTTGACCCGGAACCTCTTCACCAGCTCGTATGTCCAGGCATTGGCCTGTTTCTCGTCTATCATCGGACCCGAGAACATCTCGTCGCTCCGGTATCGCTTCATGATCGCGTTCTCGGTTATGGCCAAGTTGGCCGCAAGTCCGACGCCGAGCCGGTCCTCCGGGATGTGGCTCACTCCGGCGTCGATAACCTGGCGGGGACTATGGTTCGTCATGTCCTCGCCCTCGATCAGCACATGCCCGCAAGTGGCCTTCCGCAGTCCCGTGATCACCTCTGCCAGTTCCCTCTGGCCGTTTCCTGCAACCCCCGCGATTCCAAGTATCTCTCCCGCCTTGATGCATAGGGTGATCCCGGCGAGGGCCTTCTCGCCCCGATCACCCTCGGCTGTGAGCCCGCGCAGTTCCAGAACGGTCTCTCCCAGCTCCACCTGGGGTCTGTCGTGTTGAGCAGCGAGTTCTCTGCCCACCATCTTGGAGGCAAGCTCCCTTGGGCTAGTGTCAGAAGTGTTGCAGGTGAACGCGTTACGGCCTCCACGGAGAACCGTCACCCTGTCGGATATGCTCATCACCTCGTCGAGCTTGTGGGTGATGAACACGATGGCTTTCCCCGAGGCCGCCATCTTTCGGAGAGTCTCGAAAAGCTCACGAACCTCCTGCGGTGTGAGTACGGCTGTTGGCTCATCCATGATCAGCACTTCCGCGCCGCGATAGAGCGCCTTGAGGATCTCGACCCGCTGCTGTTCGCCCACTGACAATTGCCAGATCTGAGCGCGGGGATCCACGGCAATCCCGTACTCGGCGGAGAATCTGCCGATTTCCTGCTCGATCGGGGCCATGTTGAGTGCAAACCTAGGAGTGGGCATTCCGAGGGTGACATTCTCAGCTACTGTGAAGGTCTGCACCAGCCGGAAATGCTGGTGAACCATGCCGATGCCCATGGCGATTGCGTTTGAAGGCGACCTGAGCTGCACCTTCTCGCCCCGTATGAGAATTTCGCCGGAATCCGGGTGCAGAAGGCCCGTGAGGATGTTCATGAGGGTGCTCTTGCCTGCCCCATTTTCGCCCAGCAACGCATGGATCTCGCCGGGACGGATCGCGAAGCTCACGTGATCGCTTGCGAGCACGCCCGGGAATCTCTTGGTAATGCCTCGCATCTCAATGACATATGGCGCGCAATCCACTTCCATGCCTCCGAATGAACATGGGCGGCCAGCTTCCACTACCGGATGCCGGCCGTCCCATCGTATTGAGCGGTCTACTTAGGCAACACACCGTCAACACCCTCGACGAACCAGTCGAAGCTGAGAAGCTCCGCGTCTGTCATCGTGGTTCCGGCGGGAACCCGCAACTTGCCGAACTGGTCCTTGATTGGGCCGGCGAACGGATGGAACTTGCCAGCCACGATCTCGACCCTCTTGTCGGCGACGAGCTTCTTGAGAGCTTCCGAGACCATCGAACCATATGGCGCCAGATCGACGATGCCGTCCACTACTCCGCCCCAGTATTCTGTTGGCTTCCATGATCCATCCCGGGCTTCCTTCACGCGCCGCACATAGTACGGGCCCCAGTTCCACACAGGACCAGTCAGGATGGCATTCGGGGCGAATTTGCCCATAGGCGAGTTGTAGCTCACGCCGTACTTCCCGCGCTCAGCGGCGGCCTGCATCGGGCCAGGGGTGTCCTGGTGCTGAGCTATCACGTCGGCGCCTGCATCGAGGACAGCCTTGGCAGCTTCCTTCTCAGTGGCAGGATCATACCAGGTGTTGGTCCATACGACCTTCACTTTGGCATTGGGGTTCACATAACGCACCCCGCGGGTGAAGGCGTTGATGCCCCGCACGACCTCCGGGATCGGGAATGCCGCTACGTACCCAAGGATATTGCTCTTGGTCATCTTGCCGGCAACCATGCCAGAGAGGAACCGAGCCTCATAGATGCGGCCGAAGTAGGTCGCAACGTTGGGAGCGGTCTTGAAGCCTGAGCAATGCTCAAAATAGACCTTGGGGAACTGCTTGGCTACGTTCTGAACGTAGTCCATGTAACCGAAACTGGTTGCGAAGATCACTTTGCAGCCCTGCCGCGCCATCTGCGTCATGATCCTCTCCGACTCCGACGTCTCGGGAACTGACTCCACGAACACGGTCTCCACCCAAGGCAGAGCCTTCTCTAGGTACCTGCGCCCTTCATCGTGGGCAAGGGTCCAACCTGCATCTCCCACTGGGCCGATGTACATGAACCCGACTTTGACCTTCTCCTCAGCAGCCATAGAGCTGCCACTGAGAAGGGCCATCCCAGCGAGCAGCGCCACTGCGGCGGCTAGGACTGCAACCTTCCGAAACCTGCTCATCATGATCCCTCCCTGATTCTCATAGTTATGTGGTGTTTAGGACTACCAGTCTATATTCGTCGGGCGCAGGGCATATCCTTCCGGCGCTGTCCGGATGCAGCCAGCGGATGAACAGTCGGCGAAGGGGGAACAGCCGTGAACGAGATCAACGCTGTACGCGGGATGGCTGCACTTCGGGCAGTAGCTGGATCTCTTGAGGTGTTCGCTGCAGTGCTGATGCTTCACTCGGGCTCAGTGATGCATGCGATGAGGATAAACGCGTTTCTGGCACTGGCTGGACCGGCTTTCCTGTTCGCAGTGAGCGCAGTGGGTTTGCTTGGAGCAGCCTCAGGCCTGTCCCCGGCAAAAGTGCTGCTCATAGCATGCGGAGTCGCGCTCATCTACGCTGGGACTCGCTGAGCAGCGCAGCGACCAGCTCACGCCTTCGAAAAAGGGCACAACCGCCAGTCGTTTCGCCGAGCTCTTCGTGGTGGTCGCGTATGGATTTCAGAAACGAAGAATTCAGTGCATCCTTCAGAGACATCCCCCCGAGGCTCGCATCGGAGTACGGCGCGAACGGACACGGTTCCACATCTCCCCCGGAGCTGATGTGCACGAACCCACGGCCTGCCGCAAGGCATCCGCCAGTGGCCTCCTCATCTCCTGGAAAGGCCACGAAAAGCGCGGGCATCCGCGAACGCAGTGATTCGACTCGAGCCATGAGTTCTCCGCGCTGATTGGGGGTGAGCTCCCACTCCTGGGTTCCCTCCTCCACGGGCACGTACTCCACAAAGAAGAAAATGCGGCACCCGCTGGATACGAAATCAGATACGAATTCGTCGCTCGTGATCATGTTTACAGTGTCTCGCCGCACAGTGAGAGAGGCGCCGAAGAAGACCCGCGCCTGCTGAAGTTGTACGGCAGCGCGAGATATCCTCGCCCACACACCGTCGCCCCTCCGGTCGTCGGTAACGTCCTGTCGGCCCTCAACGCTTATCACAGGAACTACGTTCCTAAGCCTCCGCAGGCGATCTGCCATGGCGCCATCGATCAGCACGCCGTTGGTGAACATGGGGAAGATGATCTCTGGATACCGCGCGGCGACATCAAGCAGGCCCTTGCGGACCAGGGGTTCGCCACCTGCAAGCATAACCACGGATATGCCAAGCTCGCGTCCTTCATCAAGCGCCCGAGTGAGCGTGGCGTCGTCCATGTCCCCCTTCTCCGCGCGAGCCTGAGCATGTGCATAGCAGCCCTTGCAGTGAAGATTGCAGCTAGATGTGACGCTTATGATCATGAAGGGCGGAACATGAACGCCCTGTTTCTCCCATCGAGCCCGCGTGTCCTGCGCCCTCCGCTGCCAGTTCATGACCTTCAGCATATACGCTGCCTGGCTCGGGTCCTTAGCGCAGATCCGCGCCGCAGTCCCGAGCAGGCTGATCAGCCCGTCGTTATACGGCGCCAGGTAGTCGAGTTTCTCACCTGCACCCACGTGTGTCACGCTCCCTGCTCTACTCATATTTCACCGCCCGAGCGCCGAAGGCGAGGAACGCCGCGGAGAAACCTAGCAGGATCAGGCAGCTTCGCAGCACCTCCGGGCTAGGTCCGCTCTTCTTCACAATTAGGTCGATTAGAGCCGCCACGGCGTGCCGCTGGGGAAACAGCACGGCCACGCGCTGCACGACCGTGGGCATTATCTCAAACGGCCAGTAGACTCCGGCAAGCATGGACGTTGGCAACAGCACGATATTAGTGAACGTGACAACCTGTGCATGGGTCTTGGCGTATGCTGCAATCAACAGACCAAGGCCAACTGAGGCCAGTATCAGGCTTGTAAGAACCAACCACACCCATACCGGCGAAGAGCCCCACTCCACCCGGAACAGCCATCTGCCTCCCAGCATCAGCACTGCGCACTGCAGCCAACCTATGGAGAGCAACCCCAGGAGCTTCCCGAAAAGCACCACTCCGCTTCCGGTCGGGGTGGAAAGCAGCCTGCCCCAGGTTCCCTGCTTCTTCTCCACCAGTATCTCTCCGGCCCCGATGGCTGCGCCAGCCATGACGAACATGACCAGGAACCCAACTGATGTCTGTTCCAGTGGACGCTGAGGCACACTGGCATTTCTCTTCTCAGCCCCGCCCGACACCGGCATCTCCTCCAGCGCCACAGGCGGGCCGTCGTTCCATGCTGCATCCACCGCCGCTGCTGCATCCGCACTGATTCCCTCCGGCGCCTGCACCGGAAACCCACCGCCAGGGTCAGCCGCCGCATCCGCCGCGGCAACGCTCGATCTGAGCCGCAACACCACCGCTCTCACGGTGGACTCTATCGCGTGTCCTTCCCCGCCCGCCCCCTCTGGAATCACTACAAGCACTGCGCAGGGACGCAGCTCCGAAAGCGCCTCGTGGAACCCGACCGGCGCCACTATCGCTGCATTCGCCTTGTTATCCCGCACCATCTCCAGCGCTGCCTTCTCTGAGGGAACAACCTCCACTCTGATGGATGATGGAAGCAGCTCCGCCAGCCTTCGCGAGGAATCCGACTGGTCAAGATCTGCGAGCGCGACCGGAACGCCCATCGGCGCCGAAGCTGAACCTGGCCCCCAGCTTGGGGCTAGCATCAGCCCCACAAGCCCAGTGAAGAGCAAGGGAAACAGCACAAGATTCACAACGGCAGATCGGTCACGTATGGTGTCAATCAGCATCAGGCGTGCGATTGCAAAGGCCTTGCGCATCCTCTGTGCATCCCCTTCATTCAAGCCTCAACCTTGCAGTTCCGATTCCGAACAGTAAAACCCCAATCGCGGCCAGGGAAATGCAGTTCGAACCTATCTCAGAGAGCCCCGCACCTGCGAAAATCCGTGAGAATCCATCCATCGCCCAGTAGTTCGGCGTCAATTTCGCGAGGGCAATCAGCGCCTTCGGGTAAACCGCTATCGGGATCATGCTCCCGCCCAGAAGCGAGATAACCTGTATCGCGATGGAGCTGATGGTGTTCACACCACGCCGGGATTTCGACACAGTCGATAGAAAAACGCTCAGCCCGGCGCAGCCAAGGATGGTGCACGCTGATAGGGCGAGAAATGCCCAGGGTGCGCTCCCCCACTTCACGCCGTACGCGAGCCTAGTGAAGACCACAAGAACACCCCATTGCGCCGCCCCGATAGCGAAAACGGATACGAGTTTTCCCGCGAGTATCTCGCTCTTCCGGGTTGGAGTGGACATCAGCCGCATCAGAGTGAAGTCATCCCGCTCGTCGAGAAGCGACTTCGCCCCCAGCATCATGCTGAACATGAGGTACATCACACCCATGCCGGCTGAGTAGTATTCGAATGAACTCACGGCCTTTCGGGTGCTAACGGTCCGGGTGACCACCTCAGGCCCAAACGCGCTCATCCTCGCCCACACCGCCCTGCCAGCCTGCGCAGCGAGGGAAGCTGCCCATTCGGGGTCGGGCGCTCTGCCAGCTCCCGCGGCGGCCTTGATCCACTCCTGCGCCACTGCCCCCGTGGCTATCTCCGTGGCAGACACCTGTGTGGCGAAGGATCCGACTACACCGCGCAAAAGTGGCGCGACAACCTGCGAAGCAGGGTCGAACAGAACAGTCAGTGCGGAATCCTGGCCAGTTGTGACCCTAGCCGTGAAGTCCTCCGGTATAATGATAGCCGCTTTCAGCTTGCCTTCGAGAATGCGCGACCTTGCCTCCTCCTCCGTGAGGCGCACCTGCGTGAACATGGCGGAGAGCTCCGGGGCGCCAAGGAACTCATCGAGAAACACCCTTGCCAGTTCCCCTTCGTCCAGGCGCACTATTCCGACATCTGCCTGTATGGCGCCGCCTCTTCCCGAGAACATCGGCCCAAGGGCGAATCCGAGCACAAGGATGATGATCATCGGCTGGACGATCATCATGGCCAGAGCATGCCGGTCCCTGGCGATGTTCCTGATATCCTTGAGGATGATGGCTGCCGCTCTCATGGTAACCTCCTTGGTCAATCCCGCAGGGATTTGCCGGTGAGATGCAGGAACACCGTCTCCAGGTTCGGCTCGCGCACCTCGATTGAAGAGATCGTTGCGCCCAGATCAGCCAGGGAAGTGATGACCTGTGCAAGCACTCGCCTCCCGTGATCTGCCCATACCACCACTTCGCCTGGTGTTTGTGTGAACCTGGATACACCCGCCACTGCCGTGATGCACTCGGATGCATCCGGGGCGCCTTCGGCCACCTTCACCCTGATCATGTCGAGATCCCCAACCAGAAGCCTGAGATCGCTCAGGCGCCCGCAGGCCATGATCTTGCCCAAGTCCATGATGGCTATTCTATCGCAGAGGAACTCGACCTCCTCCATGTAGTGGCTCGTGTACACGATGGACATGCCCTGGTCGTTAAGGGATTTCACGGTTTGCAGAATGTGGTTCCTCGACTGAGGGTCGATGCCCACAGTGGGCTCGTCCAGGATGAGCAGGCGAGGCCTGTGCAGCAGGCCCGCTCCGATGTTCAGGCGCCTCTTCATCCCGCCGGAGAAGGTCGCGACCCGGTCGCCGGCCC
The sequence above is drawn from the Clostridia bacterium genome and encodes:
- a CDS encoding DUF2619 domain-containing protein, with translation MNEINAVRGMAALRAVAGSLEVFAAVLMLHSGSVMHAMRINAFLALAGPAFLFAVSAVGLLGAASGLSPAKVLLIACGVALIYAGTR
- a CDS encoding radical SAM protein → MSRAGSVTHVGAGEKLDYLAPYNDGLISLLGTAARICAKDPSQAAYMLKVMNWQRRAQDTRARWEKQGVHVPPFMIISVTSSCNLHCKGCYAHAQARAEKGDMDDATLTRALDEGRELGISVVMLAGGEPLVRKGLLDVAARYPEIIFPMFTNGVLIDGAMADRLRRLRNVVPVISVEGRQDVTDDRRGDGVWARISRAAVQLQQARVFFGASLTVRRDTVNMITSDEFVSDFVSSGCRIFFFVEYVPVEEGTQEWELTPNQRGELMARVESLRSRMPALFVAFPGDEEATGGCLAAGRGFVHISSGGDVEPCPFAPYSDASLGGMSLKDALNSSFLKSIRDHHEELGETTGGCALFRRRELVAALLSESQRR
- a CDS encoding ABC transporter ATP-binding protein; translation: MSAILEASELCRSFGDRVAVDHVSFSVSEGESFGLLGPNGAGKSTAISMIAGLIQPTSGDSRVAGASVKSRPMEVRRTIGYVPQEIALYPYLTAAENLAFWGRMYGLQGAELAERAAWVLDTVGLSDRAGDRVATFSGGMKRRLNIGAGLLHRPRLLILDEPTVGIDPQSRNHILQTVKSLNDQGMSIVYTSHYMEEVEFLCDRIAIMDLGKIMACGRLSDLRLLVGDLDMIRVKVAEGAPDASECITAVAGVSRFTQTPGEVVVWADHGRRVLAQVITSLADLGATISSIEVREPNLETVFLHLTGKSLRD
- a CDS encoding ABC transporter ATP-binding protein, whose product is MEVDCAPYVIEMRGITKRFPGVLASDHVSFAIRPGEIHALLGENGAGKSTLMNILTGLLHPDSGEILIRGEKVQLRSPSNAIAMGIGMVHQHFRLVQTFTVAENVTLGMPTPRFALNMAPIEQEIGRFSAEYGIAVDPRAQIWQLSVGEQQRVEILKALYRGAEVLIMDEPTAVLTPQEVRELFETLRKMAASGKAIVFITHKLDEVMSISDRVTVLRGGRNAFTCNTSDTSPRELASKMVGRELAAQHDRPQVELGETVLELRGLTAEGDRGEKALAGITLCIKAGEILGIAGVAGNGQRELAEVITGLRKATCGHVLIEGEDMTNHSPRQVIDAGVSHIPEDRLGVGLAANLAITENAIMKRYRSDEMFSGPMIDEKQANAWTYELVKRFRVKTPNLKTAVRLLSGGNSQRLLLARETTCKPRLVVAVHPTRGLDVGATEAVHEILLAERTEGVATLLISEDLEELAALADRISVMYEGRIMGTVSRDAINVEEMGLMMAGVAPKADEKGDESR
- a CDS encoding ABC transporter permease — translated: MRKAFAIARLMLIDTIRDRSAVVNLVLFPLLFTGLVGLMLAPSWGPGSASAPMGVPVALADLDQSDSSRRLAELLPSSIRVEVVPSEKAALEMVRDNKANAAIVAPVGFHEALSELRPCAVLVVIPEGAGGEGHAIESTVRAVVLRLRSSVAAADAAADPGGGFPVQAPEGISADAAAAVDAAWNDGPPVALEEMPVSGGAEKRNASVPQRPLEQTSVGFLVMFVMAGAAIGAGEILVEKKQGTWGRLLSTPTGSGVVLFGKLLGLLSIGWLQCAVLMLGGRWLFRVEWGSSPVWVWLVLTSLILASVGLGLLIAAYAKTHAQVVTFTNIVLLPTSMLAGVYWPFEIMPTVVQRVAVLFPQRHAVAALIDLIVKKSGPSPEVLRSCLILLGFSAAFLAFGARAVKYE
- a CDS encoding ABC transporter permease; the encoded protein is MRAAAIILKDIRNIARDRHALAMMIVQPMIIILVLGFALGPMFSGRGGAIQADVGIVRLDEGELARVFLDEFLGAPELSAMFTQVRLTEEEARSRILEGKLKAAIIIPEDFTARVTTGQDSALTVLFDPASQVVAPLLRGVVGSFATQVSATEIATGAVAQEWIKAAAGAGRAPDPEWAASLAAQAGRAVWARMSAFGPEVVTRTVSTRKAVSSFEYYSAGMGVMYLMFSMMLGAKSLLDERDDFTLMRLMSTPTRKSEILAGKLVSVFAIGAAQWGVLVVFTRLAYGVKWGSAPWAFLALSACTILGCAGLSVFLSTVSKSRRGVNTISSIAIQVISLLGGSMIPIAVYPKALIALAKLTPNYWAMDGFSRIFAGAGLSEIGSNCISLAAIGVLLFGIGTARLRLE
- a CDS encoding BMP family ABC transporter substrate-binding protein gives rise to the protein MALLSGSSMAAEEKVKVGFMYIGPVGDAGWTLAHDEGRRYLEKALPWVETVFVESVPETSESERIMTQMARQGCKVIFATSFGYMDYVQNVAKQFPKVYFEHCSGFKTAPNVATYFGRIYEARFLSGMVAGKMTKSNILGYVAAFPIPEVVRGINAFTRGVRYVNPNAKVKVVWTNTWYDPATEKEAAKAVLDAGADVIAQHQDTPGPMQAAAERGKYGVSYNSPMGKFAPNAILTGPVWNWGPYYVRRVKEARDGSWKPTEYWGGVVDGIVDLAPYGSMVSEALKKLVADKRVEIVAGKFHPFAGPIKDQFGKLRVPAGTTMTDAELLSFDWFVEGVDGVLPK